From Camelus dromedarius isolate mCamDro1 chromosome 23, mCamDro1.pat, whole genome shotgun sequence, a single genomic window includes:
- the SERPINC1 gene encoding antithrombin-III, with protein MFSNGIGNVAAGKRRVYLLSLLFIGLWGYVTCHWSPVEDICTAKPRDIPVNPMCIYRSPEKKATEGEGSQQKIPEATNRRVWELSKANSHFATTFYQHLADSKNDNDNIFLSPLSISTAFAMTKLGACDNTLKQLMEVFKFDTISEKTSDQVHFFFAKLNCRLYRKANKSSELVSANRLFGDKSLTFNETYQDISEVVYGAKLQPLDFKQNAEQSRMTINQWVSNKTEGRITDVIPPEAIDELTVLVLVNTIYFKGLWKSKFSPENTRKELFYKADGESCSVSMMYQESKFRYRRVAGGTQVLELPFKGDDITMVLILPMPEKSLAKVEQELTPEVLQEWLDELAEIVLVVHMPRFRIEDSFSVKERLQDMGLEDLFSPEKSRLPGIVAEGRSDLYVSDAFHKAFLEVNEEGSEAAASTVVGIAGRSLNPNRVTFKANRPFLVLIREVALNTIIFMGRVANPCVN; from the exons ATGTTTTCCAATGGGATAGGAAACGTAGCTGCTGGAAAAAG GAGAGTATATCTTCTCTCCTTGCTGTTCATTGGCCTCTGGGGCTATGTGACCTGTCATTGGAGCCCTGTGGAGGACATCTGCACAGCCAAGCCTCGGGACATTCCTGTGAATCCCATGTGCATTTACCGTTCTCCAGAGAAGAAGGCAACTGAGGGGGAGGGCTCACAGCAGAAGATCCCTGAGGCCACCAATCGGCGGGTCTGGGAACTGTCCAAGGCCAATTCCCACTTTGCTACCACCTTCTATCAGCACTTGGCAGACTCCAAGAATGACAATGACAACATTTTCCTCTCACCCCTGAGTATCTCCACAGCTTTTGCTATGACCAAGCTGGGTGCCTGTGACAACACCCTCAAGCAGCTGATGGAG GTTTTTAAGTTTGATACCATCTCCGAGAAAACATCTGATCAGGTCCACTTTTTCTTTGCCAAACTGAACTGCCGACTCTATCGAAAAGCCAACAAATCCTCCGAGTTGGTGTCAGCCAACCGCCTTTTTGGAGACAAGTCCCTTACCTTCAATGAGACCTACCAAGACATCAGTGAGGTGGTATATGGAGCCAAGCTCCAGCCCCTGGACTTCAAG CAAAATGCAGAGCAATCCAGGATGACCATCAACCAGTGGGTATCCAATAAGACCGAAGGGCGTATCACTGACGTCATTCCCCCAGAAGCCATCGATGAGCTCACTGTCCTGGTGCTGGTCAACACTATTTATTTCAAG GGCCTGTGGAAGTCGAAGTTCAGCCCTGAGAACACGAGGAAGGAACTTTTCTACAAGGCTGATGGGGAGTCATGTTCAGTATCCATGATGTACCAGGAAAGCAAGTTCCGCTATCGGCGTGTGGCAGGAGGTACCCAGGTGCTCGAGTTGCCCTTCAAGGGTGACGACATCACCATGGTGCTCATCCTCCCCATGCCTGAGAAGAGCCTGGCCAAGGTGGAGCAGGAACTTACCCCAGAGGTGCTGCAGGAGTGGCTGGACGAGCTGGCAGAGATAGTGCTGGTGGTCCACATGCCCCGCTTCCGTATCGAGGACAGCTTCAGCGTGAAGGAGCGGCTGCAAGACATGGGCCTTGAGGACCTGTTCAGCCCTGAGAAGTCCAGGCTCCCGG GTATTGTTGCGGAAGGCCGGAGTGACCTCTATGTCTCAGACGCATTCCATAAGGCATTTCTTGAG GTAAATGAGGAAGGCAGTGAAGCAGCAGCAAGCACCGTCGTTGGGATCGCTGGACGTTCGCTGAACCCCAACAGAGTGACCTTCAAGGCCAACAGGCCCTTCCTGGTTCTTATAAGGGAAGTTGCTCTGAACACGATTATCTTCATGGGCAGAGTAGCCAACCCTTGTGTTAACTGA